Proteins from a single region of Lelliottia sp. JS-SCA-14:
- a CDS encoding SymE family type I addiction module toxin, which produces MAVNEFIPDPTIAQTDPERSEGNDHFPEVTRKKDARRLHGKALNEATAHARADTPQSSAACCELYSRMGHRFLPLAGEWLPKAGFIDGMPVKIRVMPDCIIITPQNTRELWGCLEGMSVAGINQQRVAEWLKTFPGALNDTGNIPATRRQSKDWVRPA; this is translated from the coding sequence ATGGCTGTAAACGAGTTTATTCCAGATCCCACTATTGCCCAAACAGATCCTGAGAGATCAGAGGGTAATGATCATTTCCCCGAGGTGACTCGCAAAAAGGACGCCCGTCGTCTGCACGGCAAGGCCCTGAATGAGGCAACGGCTCATGCGAGAGCCGACACGCCCCAGTCCAGCGCCGCCTGCTGCGAACTTTATTCCCGTATGGGTCATCGCTTCCTCCCGCTTGCCGGAGAGTGGCTGCCAAAAGCCGGTTTTATCGACGGGATGCCGGTAAAAATCCGTGTCATGCCAGACTGCATCATCATCACCCCGCAAAACACCCGCGAGCTGTGGGGCTGCCTGGAAGGGATGAGCGTGGCGGGAATCAATCAACAGCGCGTGGCGGAGTGGTTGAAGACGTTTCCTGGGGCGCTGAATGATACGGGGAATATTCCAGCGACCAGGCGGCAGTCGAAGGATTGGGTTCGTCCCGCTTAA
- the ridA gene encoding 2-iminobutanoate/2-iminopropanoate deaminase, whose translation MSKVLATENAPAAIGPYVQGVDLGSMIITSGQIPVNPKTGEVPDDVAAQARQSLENVKAIVESAGLKVGDIVKTTVFVKDLNDFATVNATYEAFFNEHEATFPARSCVEVARLPKDVKIEIEAIAVRR comes from the coding sequence ATGAGCAAAGTACTTGCGACGGAAAATGCACCAGCGGCTATCGGTCCTTACGTTCAGGGCGTAGATCTCGGCAGCATGATTATCACTTCCGGTCAGATCCCGGTGAACCCGAAAACCGGCGAAGTGCCAGACGATGTGGCGGCTCAGGCGCGTCAGTCGCTGGAAAACGTGAAAGCGATCGTTGAGTCCGCGGGCCTGAAAGTGGGCGATATCGTGAAAACGACTGTTTTCGTCAAAGATCTGAATGATTTTGCGACCGTTAACGCCACTTACGAAGCGTTCTTCAACGAGCACGAGGCGACCTTCCCGGCGCGTTCTTGTGTGGAAGTGGCGCGTCTGCCGAAAGATGTGAAGATTGAGATTGAGGCGATTGCGGTTCGTCGCTGA
- the pyrI gene encoding aspartate carbamoyltransferase regulatory subunit, protein MTHDNKLQVEAIKRGTVIDHIPAMVGFKLLTLFKLTETDQRITIGLNLPSGEMGRKDLIKIENTFLTDEQVNQLSLYAPDATVNRIDDYEVVGKSRPNLPERIEHVLICPNSNCISHAEPVSSSFAVKKRANDIALKCKYCEKEFSHYVVLAN, encoded by the coding sequence ATGACACATGATAATAAACTCCAGGTTGAAGCCATCAAACGTGGCACCGTGATTGACCATATCCCGGCGATGGTGGGCTTTAAGCTGCTGACGCTGTTCAAGCTGACCGAAACCGACCAGCGCATCACCATCGGCCTGAACCTGCCGTCCGGCGAGATGGGCCGCAAAGACCTGATCAAAATCGAGAACACCTTCCTGACCGACGAGCAGGTGAACCAACTGTCCCTGTACGCTCCGGACGCGACGGTGAATCGCATCGACGATTACGAAGTGGTGGGCAAATCACGCCCGAACTTACCGGAACGTATTGAGCACGTACTGATCTGCCCGAACAGCAACTGCATCAGTCATGCTGAGCCGGTTTCGTCCAGTTTTGCAGTGAAAAAACGGGCGAATGACATCGCACTCAAATGCAAATACTGCGAAAAAGAGTTTTCTCATTATGTGGTGCTGGCCAACTAA
- the pyrB gene encoding aspartate carbamoyltransferase has product MNPLYQKHIISINDLSREELELVLDTAAKLKANPQPELLKHKVIASCFFEASTRTRLSFETSMHRLGASVVGFSDGSNTSLGKKGETLADTISVISTYVDAIVMRHPQEGAARLATEFSGGIPVLNAGDGANQHPTQTLLDLFTIQETQGRLENLHIAMVGDLKYGRTVHSLAQALAKFNGNRFYFIAPAALAMPQYILDMLDEKGIQWSQHASIEEVMGEVDILYMTRVQKERLDPSEYANVKAQFILRASDLEGARTNMKVLHPLPRIDEIATDVDKTPHAWYFQQAGNGIFARQALLALVLNREFAL; this is encoded by the coding sequence ATGAATCCGCTTTATCAAAAACACATCATTTCCATCAATGACCTCAGCCGCGAAGAGCTGGAACTGGTTCTGGATACCGCGGCAAAACTGAAGGCCAACCCACAGCCCGAGCTGCTCAAGCACAAAGTGATCGCCAGCTGCTTCTTTGAAGCCTCCACCCGCACCCGTCTGTCGTTCGAGACCTCGATGCACCGCCTCGGCGCGAGCGTGGTCGGTTTCTCCGACGGCAGCAATACGTCGCTCGGCAAAAAAGGCGAGACGCTGGCGGACACCATCTCCGTCATCAGCACCTACGTGGACGCGATTGTGATGCGCCACCCGCAGGAAGGCGCCGCACGTCTGGCGACCGAGTTCTCCGGCGGCATTCCGGTGCTGAACGCCGGGGACGGCGCGAACCAGCATCCGACGCAAACCCTGCTGGATCTGTTCACCATTCAGGAGACCCAGGGTCGTCTGGAAAACCTGCACATCGCGATGGTCGGGGACCTGAAATATGGCCGCACCGTCCACTCACTGGCCCAGGCGCTGGCGAAATTTAACGGCAACCGTTTCTACTTTATCGCCCCGGCCGCGCTGGCGATGCCGCAGTACATTCTCGACATGCTCGACGAAAAAGGCATCCAGTGGAGCCAGCACGCGAGCATCGAAGAGGTGATGGGTGAAGTGGATATTCTGTACATGACCCGTGTGCAGAAAGAGCGTCTGGACCCGTCCGAGTACGCCAACGTCAAAGCCCAGTTCATCCTGCGCGCCAGTGACCTTGAAGGCGCGCGTACCAACATGAAAGTGCTGCACCCGCTGCCGCGCATCGACGAAATCGCCACCGACGTGGACAAGACGCCGCACGCCTGGTACTTCCAGCAGGCCGGGAACGGCATCTTCGCTCGCCAGGCGTTACTGGCACTGGTTCTGAATCGCGAATTCGCTCTGTAA
- a CDS encoding pyrBI operon leader peptide, protein MVKRVRHTVIPRLKTDAGLPFFFPLITLFPEPLI, encoded by the coding sequence ATGGTCAAGCGTGTACGACATACAGTCATACCGCGTCTGAAAACAGACGCTGGCCTGCCGTTTTTCTTCCCGTTGATAACCCTATTCCCAGAGCCCCTCATTTGA
- a CDS encoding arginine repressor produces the protein MMEYGEYSPKEQLQLAVCQSLISENSYLSQEEIRRDLQERGFDSISQSSVSRLLKLLGVIKIRNAKGQKIYSMNPQLRPAPDAARSISEMVVSVEHNSEFILIHTVAGYGRAVARILDYHQLPEILGVVAGSSIVWVAPRVVKRTALVHKQINYLLRTH, from the coding sequence ATGATGGAATATGGAGAATACTCCCCAAAAGAACAACTTCAGCTCGCGGTATGCCAGAGCCTGATTAGCGAGAACAGCTACCTTTCCCAGGAAGAAATCCGCCGAGACCTGCAGGAGCGCGGGTTTGACAGCATCAGCCAGTCGAGCGTCTCCCGTCTGCTGAAATTGCTGGGTGTCATAAAAATTCGAAATGCCAAAGGGCAAAAGATTTATTCGATGAATCCGCAGTTACGCCCCGCCCCGGACGCGGCCCGTTCGATCTCCGAAATGGTGGTCAGCGTAGAGCACAACAGCGAGTTTATCCTTATCCATACCGTCGCCGGATATGGCCGCGCCGTGGCGCGAATTCTGGATTATCACCAGTTACCGGAAATTTTAGGTGTAGTGGCCGGAAGCAGTATTGTCTGGGTCGCGCCCCGCGTGGTGAAGCGCACGGCGCTGGTGCACAAGCAAATTAATTATTTACTCAGAACGCATTAA
- a CDS encoding YfcC family protein produces the protein MGKFKFPSAYTILFFLIAVVAALSWIVPAGQYQMAMNATLGKEVPIAGTYAHVAAHPQGIVSVLMAPIAGLYDPESGQAGAIDVALFILIIGGFLGIVTKTGAIDAGIERVTTRLRGREEWMIPILMALFAAGGTIYGMAEESLPFYTLLVPVMLAARFDPVVAASTVLLGAGIGTLGSTINPFATVIAANAAGIPFTNGIMLRVALLAIGWVICVWWVMRYARKVRQDPTLSIVADKEAENRAHFLGDKGEQSLEFTPVRKVILVIFALAFAVMIYGVAVLGWWMAEISAVFLASAIIVGLIARMSEEELTSTFINGARDLLGVALIIGIARGIVVIMDKGMITHTILHSAEDMVTGLSTVAFINVMYWLEVVLSFLVPSSSGLAVLTMPIMAPLADFANVNRDLVVTAYQSASGIVNLVTPTSAVVMGGLAIARVPYVRYLKWVAPLLGILTVLIMATLSLGALI, from the coding sequence ATGGGCAAGTTCAAATTTCCTTCCGCTTACACCATTCTCTTTTTCCTGATCGCCGTGGTCGCCGCCCTGAGCTGGATTGTTCCAGCCGGGCAGTACCAGATGGCGATGAACGCCACGCTCGGCAAAGAAGTGCCCATTGCCGGAACTTACGCGCACGTCGCCGCGCATCCGCAGGGGATCGTCTCGGTGCTGATGGCGCCGATCGCCGGGCTGTACGATCCTGAATCGGGCCAGGCGGGGGCAATCGACGTCGCGCTGTTTATTCTGATCATCGGCGGGTTTTTAGGGATCGTCACCAAAACCGGGGCGATTGACGCCGGGATCGAGCGCGTCACCACCCGCCTGCGGGGCCGCGAAGAGTGGATGATCCCGATCCTGATGGCGCTGTTCGCCGCGGGCGGGACGATTTACGGCATGGCGGAGGAGTCGCTGCCGTTCTACACGCTGCTCGTCCCGGTGATGCTCGCCGCCCGTTTTGATCCGGTGGTCGCGGCGTCTACCGTGCTGCTCGGCGCGGGGATCGGCACGCTCGGCTCCACCATAAACCCGTTCGCCACGGTGATCGCCGCCAACGCCGCCGGGATCCCGTTCACCAACGGAATCATGCTCCGCGTGGCGCTGCTGGCGATCGGCTGGGTGATCTGCGTGTGGTGGGTGATGCGCTACGCCCGCAAGGTGCGCCAGGATCCGACCCTGTCGATCGTCGCCGACAAAGAGGCTGAAAACCGCGCGCATTTCCTCGGCGATAAAGGCGAGCAGTCGCTGGAATTTACCCCGGTGCGCAAAGTGATCCTGGTGATTTTCGCTCTCGCCTTCGCGGTAATGATCTACGGCGTGGCGGTGCTCGGCTGGTGGATGGCGGAGATTTCTGCGGTGTTCCTCGCCAGCGCGATCATCGTCGGCCTGATTGCCCGCATGAGCGAAGAGGAGCTGACCTCAACATTTATCAACGGGGCGCGGGATTTGCTGGGCGTCGCGCTGATTATTGGGATTGCGCGCGGTATCGTAGTCATCATGGATAAGGGCATGATTACGCACACGATTTTGCACAGTGCGGAAGATATGGTCACGGGATTGTCAACGGTGGCGTTTATTAACGTCATGTACTGGCTGGAAGTGGTGCTGTCGTTTCTGGTGCCTTCTTCCTCGGGCCTTGCCGTTCTGACGATGCCGATCATGGCACCGCTCGCCGATTTCGCTAACGTCAACCGCGACCTGGTCGTGACGGCGTACCAGTCAGCTTCCGGGATTGTCAATCTGGTCACTCCGACGTCCGCCGTGGTGATGGGTGGACTGGCGATCGCGCGCGTGCCGTACGTGCGTTATCTCAAGTGGGTCGCCCCGCTGTTGGGGATTTTGACGGTGCTGATTATGGCGACGTTAAGCCTGGGTGCGCTTATCTGA
- the argF gene encoding ornithine carbamoyltransferase yields MTINLKNRNFLKLLDYTPAEIQYLIDLAIDLKAAKKAGREKQTLVGKNIALIFEKTSTRTRCAFEVGAFDQGAQVTYLGPSGSQIGHKESMKDTARVLGRMYDGIEYRGYGQEIVEELGEFAGVPVWNGLTNEFHPTQILADLMTMLEHAPGKTLPELSFAYLGDARNNMGNSLMVGAAKMGMDIRLVAPKSFWPEAGLVEQCRAIAKETGARITLTDDVNEGVHGTDFLYTDVWVSMGEPKEAWAERVSLMTPYQINAQVMKATGNPNVKFMHCLPAFHNEHTKVGREIEMAYGLKGLEVTEEVFESPNSIVFDEAENRMHTIKAVMVATLGD; encoded by the coding sequence ATGACCATCAACCTGAAAAACCGCAACTTCCTCAAACTGCTGGACTACACCCCGGCAGAAATCCAGTACCTGATCGATCTCGCCATCGACCTGAAAGCCGCCAAAAAAGCCGGGCGTGAAAAACAGACCTTAGTCGGCAAAAACATCGCCCTGATCTTCGAAAAAACCTCCACCCGCACGCGCTGCGCCTTTGAAGTGGGCGCGTTCGACCAGGGCGCGCAGGTCACCTACCTCGGCCCAAGCGGATCGCAGATTGGCCATAAAGAGTCGATGAAAGACACCGCCCGCGTGCTGGGCCGCATGTATGACGGCATCGAGTATCGCGGTTACGGCCAGGAGATCGTCGAAGAGCTCGGCGAGTTCGCGGGCGTGCCGGTGTGGAACGGCCTGACCAACGAATTCCACCCGACGCAAATCCTCGCCGATCTGATGACCATGCTCGAGCACGCGCCGGGCAAAACCCTGCCGGAGCTGAGCTTCGCCTATCTGGGCGATGCGCGAAACAACATGGGCAACTCCCTGATGGTCGGCGCGGCGAAGATGGGGATGGACATCCGCCTGGTCGCCCCAAAATCCTTCTGGCCGGAAGCCGGGCTGGTTGAGCAATGTCGCGCCATCGCCAAAGAGACCGGGGCGCGCATCACCCTCACTGACGACGTGAACGAAGGCGTCCACGGCACCGATTTCCTCTACACCGACGTCTGGGTGTCGATGGGTGAGCCGAAAGAGGCATGGGCAGAGCGCGTGAGCCTGATGACGCCGTACCAGATCAACGCCCAGGTGATGAAAGCCACCGGCAATCCGAACGTGAAATTCATGCACTGCCTGCCGGCGTTCCACAACGAACACACCAAAGTGGGCCGCGAAATCGAGATGGCATACGGCCTGAAAGGGCTGGAAGTGACGGAAGAGGTCTTCGAATCCCCGAACTCTATCGTCTTCGACGAAGCAGAGAACCGCATGCACACCATTAAAGCGGTCATGGTGGCGACACTCGGCGACTAA
- the arcC gene encoding carbamate kinase, with protein MERKPTLVVALGGNALLKRGEPLEADIQRQNIELAARTIAGLTAQWRVVLVHGNGPQVGLLALQNSAYDKVTPYPLDILGAESQGMIGYMLQQALKNNLPQREVSVLLTQVEVDAADPAFRNPTKYIGPVYSEEQAKTLQAEKGWVFKADGSYFRRVVPSPQPKRIVESDAITALIARDHLVICNGGGGVPVVENANGYHGIEAVIDKDLSAALLARQIEADALLILTDADAVYLDWGTPTQRPLAQVSPDVLKTMQFDAGSMGPKVSACREFVEACNGIAGIGALADGAAILAGDKGTLIRN; from the coding sequence ATGGAAAGAAAACCCACTCTGGTCGTGGCACTGGGCGGCAATGCGCTGCTCAAACGCGGCGAGCCGCTGGAAGCGGATATTCAGCGTCAGAACATCGAGCTGGCCGCCCGCACGATCGCCGGACTCACCGCTCAGTGGCGCGTGGTGCTGGTTCACGGTAACGGCCCGCAGGTCGGGCTACTGGCGCTGCAGAACAGCGCCTACGACAAGGTCACACCCTACCCACTCGACATCCTCGGCGCCGAAAGCCAGGGAATGATCGGCTACATGCTCCAGCAAGCGCTGAAAAACAACCTGCCGCAGCGCGAAGTGAGCGTGCTGCTGACTCAGGTCGAAGTCGACGCCGCCGACCCGGCGTTTCGCAACCCGACCAAATACATCGGCCCGGTGTACAGCGAAGAGCAGGCGAAAACCCTGCAGGCGGAAAAAGGCTGGGTGTTTAAGGCCGACGGGAGCTACTTCCGCCGCGTGGTGCCCTCCCCGCAGCCGAAACGCATCGTCGAGAGCGACGCCATCACCGCCCTTATCGCCCGCGATCACCTGGTGATTTGCAATGGCGGCGGCGGTGTCCCGGTGGTGGAAAACGCCAATGGCTACCACGGCATTGAGGCGGTGATCGACAAAGATCTCTCCGCCGCCCTGCTGGCCCGCCAGATAGAAGCCGATGCGCTGCTGATCCTCACGGACGCCGACGCGGTCTACCTCGACTGGGGCACGCCGACCCAACGCCCGCTGGCGCAGGTCTCGCCGGATGTGCTCAAAACCATGCAGTTCGACGCCGGATCGATGGGGCCGAAAGTGAGCGCCTGTCGTGAATTTGTCGAGGCGTGCAACGGCATCGCCGGGATCGGCGCGCTGGCCGATGGCGCTGCGATTCTGGCGGGGGATAAGGGGACGTTGATTCGCAATTGA
- the arcA gene encoding arginine deiminase, producing the protein MEKHYVGSEIGQLRSVMLHRPNLSLKRLTPSNCQELLFDDVLSVERAGEEHDIFANTLREQGVEVLLLTDLITQTLDIAEAKAWLLETQISDYRLGPTFANDVRGWLADMPHRELARRLSGGLTYGEIPAFIKNMVVDTHTANDFIMKPLPNHLFTRDTSCWIYNGVSINPMAKPARQRETNNLRAIYRWHPAFADGDFIKYFGDENINYDHATLEGGDVLVIGRGAVLIGMSERTTPQGVEFLAQSLFQHRQAERVIAVELPKHRSCMHLDTVMTHIDVDTFSVYPEVVRKDAQCWTLTPDGRGGLLRTQETDLLHAIEKALGINQVRLITTGGDAFEAEREQWNDANNVLTIRPGVVIGYERNIWTNEKYDKAGITVLPIPGDELGRGRGGARCMSCPLERDGI; encoded by the coding sequence ATGGAAAAGCATTACGTCGGTTCTGAAATTGGTCAATTGCGTAGCGTTATGCTGCATCGCCCGAATTTAAGTCTGAAACGCTTAACGCCGTCTAACTGCCAGGAGCTGTTATTCGATGACGTGTTATCGGTTGAGCGGGCGGGTGAAGAGCATGACATCTTCGCAAACACCCTGCGCGAACAGGGTGTGGAAGTCCTGCTGTTAACCGATTTGATTACCCAAACACTTGATATTGCTGAGGCTAAAGCCTGGCTATTAGAAACCCAAATATCCGATTATCGCCTCGGACCAACCTTCGCCAACGACGTCCGCGGCTGGCTGGCGGATATGCCGCATCGCGAACTGGCGCGCCGTCTGAGCGGCGGCTTAACCTACGGGGAAATTCCTGCCTTTATTAAAAATATGGTGGTCGATACCCATACGGCAAATGATTTTATTATGAAGCCGCTGCCGAACCACTTATTTACTCGCGATACTTCATGCTGGATTTATAACGGAGTGTCGATTAACCCGATGGCAAAACCGGCGCGTCAGCGTGAAACCAATAACCTGCGGGCAATATATCGCTGGCACCCGGCCTTTGCCGACGGCGATTTTATTAAATACTTCGGCGACGAGAATATTAATTACGACCACGCCACTTTAGAAGGCGGCGACGTATTAGTCATTGGTCGCGGCGCAGTATTAATTGGCATGTCCGAACGCACCACCCCGCAGGGCGTGGAATTCCTCGCGCAAAGCCTGTTCCAGCATCGCCAGGCCGAACGGGTCATCGCCGTCGAGCTGCCGAAACACCGCTCCTGCATGCACCTCGACACGGTCATGACCCACATCGACGTCGACACCTTCTCAGTCTACCCGGAAGTGGTGCGCAAAGACGCCCAGTGCTGGACGCTCACCCCGGACGGACGCGGCGGCCTGCTGCGCACTCAGGAAACGGATCTGCTTCACGCCATCGAAAAAGCCTTAGGCATTAACCAGGTACGCCTGATCACCACCGGCGGCGACGCCTTCGAAGCCGAGCGCGAGCAGTGGAACGATGCCAACAACGTGCTGACCATTCGCCCCGGCGTGGTGATCGGCTACGAGCGCAACATCTGGACCAACGAGAAATACGACAAAGCCGGGATCACCGTGCTGCCGATTCCGGGGGATGAACTCGGACGCGGTCGCGGCGGCGCGCGCTGCATGAGCTGCCCGCTGGAACGAGACGGAATTTAA
- a CDS encoding YhcH/YjgK/YiaL family protein: MIVGNIHHLQSWLPEELRQAIEHVKAHVTEATSLGKHDIDGNNLFYLVSEDMTQPFAERRAEYHARYLDIQIVMKGQEGMTFSTLPHGTPDTDWLADKDIAFLPEGEQEKTVVLSEGDFVVFYPGEVHKPLCAVGSPAQVRKVVVKMLVG; the protein is encoded by the coding sequence ATGATCGTTGGCAATATCCATCATCTCCAGTCCTGGCTGCCGGAAGAGCTGCGTCAGGCTATCGAACACGTCAAAGCGCACGTTACTGAAGCGACCTCGCTCGGTAAGCACGACATCGACGGCAACAACCTCTTTTACCTGGTCTCGGAAGACATGACCCAGCCGTTCGCCGAGCGCCGCGCGGAGTACCACGCCCGCTATCTGGATATCCAGATTGTAATGAAAGGCCAGGAAGGGATGACGTTCAGCACTCTGCCGCACGGCACGCCGGACACCGACTGGCTGGCAGACAAAGACATCGCGTTCCTGCCGGAAGGTGAGCAGGAAAAAACGGTGGTGTTGAGTGAAGGGGATTTTGTGGTGTTCTATCCGGGTGAAGTGCATAAGCCGCTGTGCGCGGTGGGCAGCCCGGCGCAGGTGCGGAAGGTGGTGGTGAAGATGTTGGTGGGCTAG